DNA from Nitrospira sp.:
CGCCCAAAGAGCGGATAGTTCTTCAACTCATGGGACGCGTTCAGGATCACGCTGCCCGGCGGGAGTTCGTCTACGACCTTCGGTATTCCGTAGAAACTGCTCCGGCTCCAGTCACCCCGATAGGCGTGCATAGTCAATGATCGAATCGGTTTTGCCACGACAAGCAGCCCATCCAATACCATCGCTGTGAGAAACAACACGCCAGCCACCCGTTGCGCCCGTTCACTCATCAGCGACACGCCATAGGCCATCAGGGCAAATAGCACTCCGATCACGGGCAACAACGTCCGCAACATGTTGAACACATAGAACCACCAATAACAGGCGATCAGCCCGGCCACCATCAGCGGATAGGCTGCCTTCGGCACCCGCCTGCCTCGCAGGGCCGACGCGAGGACAATCAGGACACAGACAAGCGTGAACACGGGAATAAACGTCGTAAAGACAGGACCAAATCCCCAATTCGATGAAAAATGATCGCCGGCGTACCAGCAATCTCTCCAGGGAGAGATCAACCATGAAGAAATGGAATGGGCGCCTGAATCCAGACATTCACCGTCATATTCTATTTCTGGACCAAAGAACGTCATCCGCTCATACAGGGCATCAATGGAAGCACCTACAACTTTGGATCCGCCAAAGGAGAAATGCAGTGGATGCATCGGATTGCCCGTAGCCAGCCAGTTTTGTAGATACCAATAGCAGGAGGGAACAAGACTGGACAGTACAAACGCGAGCATCATGGATGCTGCCCGACGTAACCGCGGCATGATGGATGCGGCTCGCGAGCCGAGGAAGAAGAACGCCCCCCCTGCGCAGATCGCCGTCATCATCAGAAGCATCGGCACGAGAATGTATCGAGATCCAAGGGCAAGCCCGAACGCCAACCCCGCGAGAACAATCTGCAGAGAAGTCCCTTTCTTCTCCGTCGACGGCTCACTTTCAAATGCCCAAAATAACAGGTACAAGGCACAGAGCCATCCATAGGCAACGAACATATCCACATACAGATCCAGGGTATTGTGAAGGACAATGGGCATGGTGCCGAATCCAATCGCACCGAGACAGGCCCATTCGCGTGTCGCTCCAAACCGACGGGCAAAACCATACACAACCAGCAGGCTCAGCAGGGTGAACGGTACATAAGTGAAGGACAGGATTCTCTCTTCCCCGGTAAACAGGAGCAGCAGCGGCAACAATTCCGCATTCGAAGGCATTTGAAATTTCCAGGATTCATGGAGGAACTCCAACGTGCCCCCCTGAAACCATTTTGCGGCCAGAGGCAAGTGATACACCAACGTGTCCCATCCCAGCGGCGGTTTCGTCAGCGACTCCAGAAGGAAAATGCCGGCGATACCCGTCGCCACAGCCAGGCTCCATGCTCCGGCCGTTGACTTCAATCGCCACCACGGACACGGAATGGTCCCTCTTACCTCCCTCATCGCGGAACAGTCCTTGAACTCCGGCAATGTCTGATACGATCGTCTGACAACGAGATAGATCAGCATCAACATTCCGGACAGGGGTAAGACGTGAACCATCGGCAGACCGTTCACACGTGCCACGACGCCCAATATATGCCAACTCGTAACGATGACGGCGGTGGAGACGACCGATCCCACGATCCAACGATCAACTGGCAATGGTCCGTGCAGGCGGGCGACAACCTGAGCCGCCGTGCGTCGACCGATCCCATAGGCGAACCCAAGGGCAACGACGACACCGATCATATTCACAACATGCGGGAGACTCACATTCGACCGGACATAGGGGGATTGAGAACGGAACGTAACAGATCAACGGGCGATAACCGAGAAAACTTTCTGAAAAATGGCATGATACATTTCTCCGTACGTCACCAGAGCTTTACTTTGAAATACATAGACGATCAATGACAATGCACACGATAGGGTAGCAAGAGCGCCCCATTTTTCATGGAGCTCTTCTCCAGACGGTCTCGTCGTGACAGACCGGGAAGAAGAATTGTCCTGGTCATCGTTCATCAAGATATACTCTACCCGGTCTGCTTCATACGCTTGCCCGCGTTCCGTGCTCGTGCGACATGCCCTCCCCACATCACAGTGAACGTTGCGGCGCTATAGAGGAAATACAACATGTGCATGGGCACGGTTGCAGCAGCGAACAGAAGCCCTTTTCGACGGAGGAAAAATGCGAACAGATCGCGGTTCAATGCCAAAAAGACTCCAAGCAGCCCGATGATGAGGAACCAGATCGCGGGATGAAGCAGCGCCGCAGGGACGAGCACGAGAATTCCGCCCACGAGTCCTGCACTGATTCTCTGGGAGGTTTTCAAATTCAGGTCATTGACGAGTCCCTGTCTCTCCAGAATGAGTTGCGCCCACGGGATCGCTCGATAAAAAATATCGGCGCGCAGCAACGAACCCATCCGCCACTCCTTCAGATGTTTGACCTGGATCGAGGGGTCCAGCACGATGCGATACCCGCGCGAATGCAGTCGGAATCCCAGTTCAATGTCCTCGATGGACGGTTTCGGATAGCGGCGTTGGTCAAACCCTCCAAGTTCATCAAATATTTTTTTGAGAACGGCTCCGCATCCACCCCAGAAAGTCCTGGCCTCACGATTCCCTTGTTGGTGAGTGAAATGGTGCAGGAGATTCTTGTACTGGGAGAGAAAATTCTCGGCACCCGGGCTGTCATCATACGATCCAAACACGGCGGCAACCCCGGAGTCCTTGTGAAAGTGCGCGACCAGTTTAGAAACGGCATCGGGAGACACCACCACGTCGGCGTCCACGAAAACAAGGATATCCGCATCGGTCGCTGCGGCTCCCGCATTCCTCGCCGCGCCCGGACCTGATGGACCTGGGCAGTGCAACACCCGAGCGCCGAAGCCGGAAGCGATCGCCACCGAGCCATCCGTAGACCCGTTATCCACGACGATCAATTCATGATGGACGGAATTCCGAGCGGCGACAAGCGCCGAAAGGCAACAGGCCAACCCTGGGCCACCATTGTATACGGGAACGATGATCGCCACCAGCAAGGGCCGTTGGATCGCTGTCTCATTCACCGAGCACCTACTCTCCCCCCTCCAACGGACCGGATAACTTCTATTCCCATCGCGACAAGCAGGCCCGCCGGGCTATCTCCCATATTCCACCGATCTCGATATCAGACCATTCTCAAGAAGATCGACGATACGCGTTGCCGCGTCACCCTCCCCAAACAGAGGGGGCGGCTTCGACGTCGGCCAATCTGTTTTGAGTGTCGCGGCAAGAATGCGTTCGCAGTCGTTGCCGACGACGACATTCCAACCTGCAGCGACGGTCTCGATCCATTCGGTCTCCGTCCGCATCGTGATGCAAGGCACTCCAAAGAAGAACGCTTCTTTCTGAACGCCTCCTGAATCGGTCAATACCGCTCGCGCATTCTCTTCAAGCACGAGCATGTCCAAATATCCCACTGGATCGATCATCCGGACGTTCGATGTGGGCACGGCCTCTCCCTGAAGACACTGTCGAGTTCGAGGATGGACTGGAAAGACAACGGGCGCGTCGACCATCTGGAATACCGTCAGAAGGCTTCGAAGGACATCGGGGGTATCCGTATTGGAAGCCCGATGGACGGTTGCAAGGAAATACTCCCGTGATGTAAGTCCCAATTTCTCCAGAATTCGAGACCGTTCACGCGCCGCCGCTGAAAATTGCAGCACCGCATCATACATCGTATCGCCCACCCAGTAGACTCCCTTTGTGACCCCTTCCCGAGCTAAATTCACCACGGCATTTTCCGTTGGGCATAACAAAAGATCGGCGCAGTGATCGGTGAGCACGCGGTTATGCTCTTCAGGCATGGAACGGTTGAACGAACGTAGCCCGGCCTCAACATGGGCAAGCGGGATGCCCAGTTTGACCGACGCCACTGCACCGGCAATGGTCGAGTTGGTATCACCATAGACCACCGTCACATCCGGCTTCTCAGCGATCAGCACTTCTTCGATACGGGCAAGCATCTCGCCGGTCTGCTTTCCGTGAGACCCCGAGCCGACACCCAGGTTATAGGCCGGTGGGCTCAGACCCATCTCATCGAAAAACACCTGGGACATTTGGTAATCATAGTGTTGGCCGGTATGGATGAGGACCTCTTTCTGTCCGGCCCGCTGAAGGGCTCGTGAAACCGGTACGGCCTTCACGAACTGCGGGCGTGCGCCGACTACGAAAGCGACCTTCATGCTCCGATTCCGCCTCCGGTAATCTCACTCAGCTTGACCGGAATTCCCCCTCGATCCAGGGACAACTGGCTTGCCTGGAGGACAGTCAACACGCGCAAGGCGCTTTCTCCGTCAGTGACGGGACGGACACCCTTTTGGATGCAGGAGACGAACTGTTCACATTCAAGGCGAAGTGGTTCGGTTTCTTCGAAAAAAAGTGTAGTTTCTGCAGTTTGTCGGGGAACGGGGAGTCCCGCCTTCCATTCGATCCCCTTGTCATAGATCTTGAGTTTCCCTTCTCGGGCCGTGTCATCGAACACGGCCATCTTGCGATCGCCGACGACCACAAGTTTCTGCTCCTTATAGGGATGCAGCCAGCTCACAAAGATGTGCGCCCTCACCCCTCCGTTGAACTCCAAATCCGTAACGGTCACATCGTGCACACCAGATTGAAGATACGTGCCCCCCATGGCTTGGACGGAGACAGGTGCGGCACCGATCACACTACAGATCACCGCGATGTCGTGCGGCGCAAAACTCCACAGAATGTTTTCCACCTGCCGGACCTTGCCGAGATTGAGTCGATTCGAATAGATGTAGAGAATCCTGCCAAGTTCTTTGCGCAGGATCAGGTCTTTGAGCAACCTCACTGCCGGATGATACTCCAGAATGTGTCCCACCATCAGCGTCAGACCGGTTTTCCGGGATAACTCGACCAACTCTGCCCCCTGGTCGTGCCGCAGAGACAACGGTTTTTCGACAAATACGTGTTTGCCCGCCTGGAGCGCAGCCTGTGCCTCTTCATAGTGCATGGCCGCGGGGGTGGCGATCACGATACCGTGAACCGCCGGATCTTCCAGTACCTCCCCAAACCGTGTCGTGGCCCGAACCTGAGGGTAGAGCGTCGCTTGAGCTTTCAAAATCTTTTCGTCCTCATCGCAAATCACACTGAGAACACGCAACTGCGCGAAATTTCTGACCAGGTTTTTCCCCCAGTACCCACAACCGATGACGGCAATTTGCGGATCAGTAATCATTGGCGGTACCCCCGTGGGCTGCAACAGGCTGCGGCCGGCTGGTCACGAAACTTCGCCGACCATGCAGGTAAAAGAACAACCCGATCACGCTGACGAGCAGCAGACACATCCTCCACCCCAACATGATTTCGGCCCCGCTCGCGAGTCCTGCCACATGAAGCAGCCCGCCCAGGGCGGCTTCACCGACACCAAGACCTCCTGGAGTCAGCGGGATCTGATTGGCTAAAAATCCCAATGGAATGAGTATCGTCATGCGCCAGGAAAATCCTGTGGGATCGAGCGCAGCAGCAATCAACAGCATCACGCCTGCCGCGAGTGTATGGGTAAACAGGGAGAGAATCGTCGCCCCAGCCAGAATCGTGGGGTGTTTTCGATACAGAGTGAGAGTGGCCAGGACCCGCTCCATTATCCGCCCTCCGGGGATGTGGGAGAAGCACCACTGTGCGAGCGGGTGCTCGCGTATCCATCTCGAAGATCCCGCGAACAGCGCAACCGTCAACCCGATCGCCAGCCCCAGCGCGGCCAACAACAGACCTTGGATGATGGGTACAGCGGCCAAATCCAAAAAGAAGGGCGCCACCATCAGGGGCCATATCAACATAGTGACCAGACCGATGATGCGATCGAACAGCACGATCGTTGTCAGTTCGGTCCTTCGACCCTGGTGTTCCGACGCGGCGTAATAGATCCGCACCACATCTCCGCTCGCGGCGCCGGGCAGGAATGTGCTGAAGAACAATCCGATCAGCGAGAGTCGGTTCGAATCCCACAGGGAAAGGTCGAACCCCGCGGGTCGAACCAGGAGGCAAAACCGCCACGATGTCAGACAGGAATCCATCAGATAGACCACGACTGCCGTCAAGCTCAACGGCCATGCAGCCGCGAGTCCGGACAGCGCCTGCCAACGAATGACGCCGGACTGCCCCAGGTAGGCCAGCAGAGCCACAGCTACGGCAAAACGACATACAGGCAGCCAGCGTCGCATCGCTCACTCTTAAAGGACGGCATCTCCGGGATGATCGGCGGTCACTTCACGTACTCGACCCAAGGCAAGACCGTAGGGAGCTTCGTACCAAGGTTCGACCGCAGCGAGGCGGCCTGCTCTATCCTCTCGCATGAAGACCTGAACAGGGGGATTCACGCTGGCATACGACAGAAAGGGCCGATCCAGCCACGGTATGAGCCGGGGAGTATGAAACTTTTCCACTAATCGATATCCCAATGTGCCATCCACCAATTGATCGAACAATTTTTTCGAGAACGGACTGATCGCCGAGTTCAAGCCGTTGCGCCATTCGAGCCGCTGACGCCCTTCATTCATATCCTGGGGAATCACCAAAATGAATTCCGGGCGGCTCTCTTTGATCGTCGCAACCGCCTCCTTTTCATGCACGATGTTCAGATTTCGCACGTCGGCCCGCAAATGCGGCAATTTCGAGGCATAGCCGAAATGCATGACTCGATCTCCGGGGCTTAGATGTTGATCGAGCCATTCGCCCGCCGCATAGCGTGAATCCCTCAGCATATCGTGGGTAAGATCCACCGTTTGAAGCAACAACAACCCCGCCATGAGGCCGCAGGCCAAGGCAACCGGCAGACGCAACGCTGGAGAACTCAACGCTTGATCGACGGCGTACGCGGCAAAGTACGTCAGGGGCAGAGCCACCGGCAACAGATAGTGGACGCGGCTCATTCCGACAGGAATCAGCATGAACAGAAAGCCGACGGAGGAGAGCAACATGACCAGGGATAATCGATCGCGCACAGTCGCAAGGAGAATCCCTGCGCAAGCAGTGAAAAACAAGGGTACGCTCACGACATCGAGTAGATAGCCGAACAGGTCCTGAAGTTGATGCACCGTTCCTGTCCAAGTCAACGGGTGACGAAGGTACAGTGCACGGGTCGTGCTTGCGGACGAAAGCTTCTCAAGATGCTGGGCAAAGCGGGCAGGATCGACGAGCACCCCGCTCATCATGAAGTAGACAATGCACAATGAG
Protein-coding regions in this window:
- a CDS encoding dolichol-phosphate mannosyltransferase produces the protein MNETAIQRPLLVAIIVPVYNGGPGLACCLSALVAARNSVHHELIVVDNGSTDGSVAIASGFGARVLHCPGPSGPGAARNAGAAATDADILVFVDADVVVSPDAVSKLVAHFHKDSGVAAVFGSYDDSPGAENFLSQYKNLLHHFTHQQGNREARTFWGGCGAVLKKIFDELGGFDQRRYPKPSIEDIELGFRLHSRGYRIVLDPSIQVKHLKEWRMGSLLRADIFYRAIPWAQLILERQGLVNDLNLKTSQRISAGLVGGILVLVPAALLHPAIWFLIIGLLGVFLALNRDLFAFFLRRKGLLFAAATVPMHMLYFLYSAATFTVMWGGHVARARNAGKRMKQTG
- a CDS encoding UDP-2,3-diacetamido-2,3-dideoxy-D-glucuronic acid 2-epimerase, with amino-acid sequence MKVAFVVGARPQFVKAVPVSRALQRAGQKEVLIHTGQHYDYQMSQVFFDEMGLSPPAYNLGVGSGSHGKQTGEMLARIEEVLIAEKPDVTVVYGDTNSTIAGAVASVKLGIPLAHVEAGLRSFNRSMPEEHNRVLTDHCADLLLCPTENAVVNLAREGVTKGVYWVGDTMYDAVLQFSAAARERSRILEKLGLTSREYFLATVHRASNTDTPDVLRSLLTVFQMVDAPVVFPVHPRTRQCLQGEAVPTSNVRMIDPVGYLDMLVLEENARAVLTDSGGVQKEAFFFGVPCITMRTETEWIETVAAGWNVVVGNDCERILAATLKTDWPTSKPPPLFGEGDAATRIVDLLENGLISRSVEYGR
- a CDS encoding Gfo/Idh/MocA family oxidoreductase — protein: MITDPQIAVIGCGYWGKNLVRNFAQLRVLSVICDEDEKILKAQATLYPQVRATTRFGEVLEDPAVHGIVIATPAAMHYEEAQAALQAGKHVFVEKPLSLRHDQGAELVELSRKTGLTLMVGHILEYHPAVRLLKDLILRKELGRILYIYSNRLNLGKVRQVENILWSFAPHDIAVICSVIGAAPVSVQAMGGTYLQSGVHDVTVTDLEFNGGVRAHIFVSWLHPYKEQKLVVVGDRKMAVFDDTAREGKLKIYDKGIEWKAGLPVPRQTAETTLFFEETEPLRLECEQFVSCIQKGVRPVTDGESALRVLTVLQASQLSLDRGGIPVKLSEITGGGIGA